A single window of Lutzomyia longipalpis isolate SR_M1_2022 chromosome 1, ASM2433408v1 DNA harbors:
- the LOC129787644 gene encoding uncharacterized protein LOC129787644 isoform X2: MWCTNENNESNSLNSIKTSSLSKADVKILVQLAVNAIDSKECPIEKQIAARNKLISSSNTKLSNIQFAELFGTVLEIIREYLRKTKEFDKKDILRSLLQEHKFPEDCIEERGFYNRYRGMYSVN, encoded by the exons atgtggtgtactaatgaaaataatgaaagtaATTCCTTGAATTCCATTAAAACCTCTTCTCTCAGCAAAGCTGATGTGAAAATCCTTGTGCAAC TTGCAGTGAATGCCATCGATAGCAAAGAATGCCCCATTGAGAAGCAGATAGCAGCTAGGAATAAACTCATCAGCTCCTCAAATACCAAACTCAGCAACATCCAGTTTGCCGAGCTCTTTGGCACTGTTCTGGAGATCATCCGGGAGTACTTGAGGAAAACTAAAGAATTCGATAAGAAGGACATTCTCAGGAGTCTGCTGCAAGAGCACAAATTCCCCGAGGATTGCATAGAGGAG cGCGGATTTTACAACCGATACCGTGGAATGTACTCCGTGAACTAA
- the LOC129787618 gene encoding probable galactose-1-phosphate uridylyltransferase — MFNVKEHQHIRLNPLTGQWVLVCPHRMLRPWSGQEESPELLNAPEFDPKNPLCPGVVRASGHKNPNYTSTFVFTNDFPALLEDVPVPPESDDPLFQTEAARGTCRVICFHPKSNKTLPLLSLHEIGHVISTWREQFMELKKTYAWVQIFENKGAAMGCSNPHPHCQIWACSFLPTEPATKDKHLRQYFEKNRRPLLLDYVEKELAKRERIVIENRNWLVVVPFWASWPFETMLISRQNTKRFDEMTTEQSEDLALVLKELTTKYDNLFKCSFPYSMGWHGAPTGIMETDNSDHWTLHAIYYPPLLRSATVRKFMVGFELLCQAQRDLTAEQAAERLRNVDGTKHYSQL; from the exons atgtttaatgttaAAG aGCATCAACACATTCGTTTAAATCCTCTGACTGGTCAATGGGTACTTGTTTGCCCCCATCGTATGCTTCGACCTTGGTCGGGTCAAGAGGAGTCCCCTGAACTTCTCAACGCACCAGAATTCGATCCCAAAAACCCTCTTTGCCCAGGAGTTGTTCGAGCGAGTGGACAT AAAAACCCCAACTACACTTCCACATTTGTATTTACAAATGATTTCCCGGCTCTTCTGGAGGATGTCCCCGTACCACCGGAAAGTGATGATCCCCTGTTTCAGACTGAAGCAGCACGAGGAACTTGTCGTGTTATTTGCTTCCATCCAAAGTCAAATAAAACTCTCCCTCTTCTCTCACTCCACGAAATTGGACATGTCATTTCAACGTGGAGAGAACAATTCATGGAGCTGAAGAAGACGTATGCGTGGGTGCAAATATTTGAGAATAAGGGAGCCGCCATGGGGTGCTCAAATCCCCATCCTCATTGCCAAATTTGGGCATGTTCCTTCCTCCCCACAGAGCCAGCCACCAAAGATAAACATTTGCGGCAGTACTTTGAGAAGAACCGCCGTCCTCTTCTGCTGGACTACGTTGAGAAGGAATTAGCCAAGAGGGAGAGGATTGTAATTGAGAACCGCAATTGGCTCGTTGTTGTGCCATTTTGGGCTAGTTGGCCCTTTGAAACAATGCTCATCTCACGTCAGAACACAAAGAGATTCGATGAAATGACTACAGAGCAATCTGAGGACCTTGCCCTTGTCCTCAAGGAACTCACAACCAAGTACGATAATCTCTTCAAATGCTCCTTCCCGTACTCAATGGGATGGCATG GTGCACCAACGGGGATAATGGAGACTGATAATAGCGATCATTGGACTTTACATGCAATTTACTACCCACCCCTTCTACGTTCTGCCACAGTGCGCAAATTCATGGTGGGCTTTGAGCTTCTGTGCCAGGCACAGAGAGATCTGACTGCAGAACAAGCAGCTGAACGCTTGAGGAATGTCGATGGAACCAAGCACTATTCCCAGTTGTAA
- the LOC129787644 gene encoding COMM domain-containing protein 5 isoform X1, whose amino-acid sequence MWCTNENNESNSLNSIKTSSLSKADVKILVQLAVNAIDSKECPIEKQIAARNKLISSSNTKLSNIQFAELFGTVLEIIREYLRKTKEFDKKDILRSLLQEHKFPEDCIEEVCSTLWKHRDFMLQKFYEFKTVNVAPTITWRINISMIGDSQTRISEPTIVLEVAYPNGRITAFEINKFMFHRLRYSVAQLLKSMHAIEAKVIVKN is encoded by the exons atgtggtgtactaatgaaaataatgaaagtaATTCCTTGAATTCCATTAAAACCTCTTCTCTCAGCAAAGCTGATGTGAAAATCCTTGTGCAAC TTGCAGTGAATGCCATCGATAGCAAAGAATGCCCCATTGAGAAGCAGATAGCAGCTAGGAATAAACTCATCAGCTCCTCAAATACCAAACTCAGCAACATCCAGTTTGCCGAGCTCTTTGGCACTGTTCTGGAGATCATCCGGGAGTACTTGAGGAAAACTAAAGAATTCGATAAGAAGGACATTCTCAGGAGTCTGCTGCAAGAGCACAAATTCCCCGAGGATTGCATAGAGGAGGTATGCTCTACTCTTTGGAAGCACAGAGATTTTATGCTgcagaaattttatgaattcaaaACTGTTAATGTTGCCCCAACAATCACCTGGCGCATCAACATATCCATGATTGGTGATTCCCAAACGAGGATCTCTGAACCAACAATTGTGCTGGAAGTTGCATATCCCAATGGTAGGATCACGGCATTTGAGATCAATAAATTCATGTTCCATCGACTACGCTACAGTGTTGCTCAACTCCTGAAATCAATGCATGCAATCGAGGCAAAAGTCATTGTGAAGAATtaa
- the LOC129787657 gene encoding 28S ribosomal protein S18c, mitochondrial: MALRFLRTSVLGQHLKVSLSAVRQAATSQTTPVDPDAPIEITNPFEKPRQECILCRANIEPDYKNVRLLSQFQSPYTGRIYGRHITGLCKGKQEKLELEIIKSQNCGLMPTYKKSNEFLKDPPLFNPERPIRPHKY, from the exons ATGGCACTCAGGTTTCTAAGGACATCAG TGCTTGGGCAGCATTTAAAAGTCTCCCTCAGTGCTGTACGGCAAGCAGCAACTTCACAGACCACCCCAGTGGATCCAGATGCCCCCATTGAGATTACAAATCCCTTTGAGAAACCCCGACAGGAGTGTATCCTCTGCCGAGCCAATATTGAACCAGATTACAAGAATGTGCGGCTCCTATCGCAATTTCAGAGCCCCTACACGGGTAGGATCTACGGCCGGCACATCACGGGACTCTGCAAAGGTAAGCAAGAAAAGCTGGAGCTGGAAATtataaaatcccaaaattgcGGCTTGATGCCAACGTACAAGAAGtcaaatgaatttctcaaGGATCCACCCCTCTTTAATCCAGAGCGCCCCATTCGACCACATAAATACTAA
- the LOC129787498 gene encoding endoribonuclease Dcr-1, translated as MAYTWGDNVHTTAFTPRDYQVELLAAAFEKNTIVCIEQNSSKEFIALKLIHELGSCLRQDNPKATVYLSHERNGVSTFNFIYHLTDLVPLNYCTDPEEEIACNGENLLGKVIIINPEKFLHLLQMEVLHIDQINLIVVENCHKLNFAQEIQKIFSHFYQNALKRPKILGLAGPFHNARCPMGRLSAEIEYLERFVHCKTETASDIVTLLRYCTKPHEMVVQCAPLLCDEFTLFLAQLVQSKIDYLADHRFDPTEIYSDEYYDELKNIPDPKAEPITFLSDFLQVLKEFGPWCADRAALALLIQIEKSKVKTPYERHFLLLCMTSTTFVQVRAYCDSFFSQLSSEKDRISQYSSPKVLRLLSILSCFKPDPKQVGKVEQKAHTAGGEKNANPSENGNFSSSQLTGEIDSLDFKGLALASDQIEEHVNGLIEMQESVKLKDTLRNITEKTLDMQPVAANSPMKSEGRTTRVRRRNLMSQNRQNRAINNQLMDPDALCGLIFCDTEFTAKVLFSLLYEISKSDSELNYLSVQYIVDKVADPMKEVKQAENEHRKQEEVLKRFRMHECNLLIGTAILEKEIDLPKCNLVIRWNPPKTYRSYVQCKGRARAPNAHHIIMIGSDANLKEKDKQLEDSSDAAAETEESPTDNAASEGENLMEMTANTAGIVKQFAEYAEMEKMLLSNCANNEPGQSELLLSDRYTQCIVPYKPLAAFDAPSVNLSTAVALVNKYCAKLPSDTFTKLTPIWRYEKAYRRGIPLYKCSLRLPINSPLKCDINGYLMPSRALARRLTALIACRLLHICGELDDNLQPIGKEGYRAFEPDWENFELESSDEMLINDNLEPRPGTTKRRQYYYKRVASALSGCRPIVNEHCFFYYIQMILKCPIPEEQNTRGRKIYPPEESLQGFGILTLKKIPQISAFPIFTRSGEVEVSLRLISSDVVLNETNVAHINTFINYTFTNVLRLQKYLMLFDPDANENCYFVVPTVVQDNGHIAVDWEFLRLINANADVLPQAVPEEERATQVFDANKFKDAVVMPWYRNQDQPQYFYVAEICFHLSPESSFPGENYSTFREYYFRKYGILVQNCKQPLLDVDHTSARLNFLTPRYVNRKGVALPTSSEETKRAKRENLEQKQILVPELCTIHPFSASLWRAAVCLPCILYRFNALLLADEIRCQVSQDLGLGRVTNEEDFEWPSLDFGWSLAEVLRKSREVAKSETTPCKDEKREESDERIEEPQQQEKKKKQKLNKKLNGINEDDDENTEDEDDEEGNEYENDLLEIGTWSNDMANNVQISFDGLTDDHWAISNPNQIRYGSPTSWNVPNQTGNNMFDPTYYETDSEDSLQSDHDDAESVKSEGKMRIEFKSDNLAEAIETEEEMLKRQKKLAIINDMILDGQATGSGENDFNNLQTLSEIDLKCSIEECERQFELSVRENIEKIEKSGMLLKHNEEVFIVRKKDATKEINTNISVGLLKEFLPYAKEQDCENFNDKGGITLDDLQAINDAYIRENGADKMENLSSGYLFDRFIVNPGDTSEEDFIRNRLQKRQQKSSLTIEELTKNYEEMENDDEKPEMFSFDYQPSLKGHPGPSPSIILQALTMSNANDGINLERLETIGDSFLKYAITTYLYCTYEDVHEGKLSHLRSKQVSNLNLYRLGRRKMLGESMISTKFEPHDNWLPPCYYIPKELEKALIEARIPACHWNLADLPNLKELSSQEICNLIRDRAVALGLLEKEDKEDVDLDTSLNFDNFPCFIPYNLVTQHSIPDKSVADCVEALIGAYLIECGPRGALLFMAWVGIRVLPCFEIPFPKNLERLPGTSHAHLNAAATTTVYGWWSPPKSPLLHHYPEPEKMLMKLLDGFDKFEETIGYEFRDKSYLLQAMTHASYSPNRLTDCYQRLEFLGDAVLDYLITRHLYEDPRQHSPGALTDLRSALVNNTIFASLAVRHGFHKYFRHLSPGLNEVIDRFVRFQHENGHSISEEYYLISEDECDEAEDVEVPKALGDVFESVAGAIFLDSGMSLDAVWKVYSNMMRPEIEQFSNSVPKSPIRELLELEPETAKFSKPEKLADGRRVRVMVEVFGKGTFRGIGRNYRIAKCTAAKCALRQLKKQGLIGKKH; from the exons ATGGCTTACACATGGGGTGATAATGTTCACACAACAGCATTCACACCGCGGGACTATCAAGTGGAATTGCTGGCGGCAGCTTTTGAGAAGAACACCATTGTTTGCATTGAGCAAAACTCCTCAAAAGAGTTCATTGCACTGAAACTCATTCATGAGTTGGGCAGTTGTTTGCGGCAGGACAACCCAAAGGCCACGGTGTACCTATCCCATGAGAGAAATGGAGTTTCCACCTTTAACTTTATCTACCACCTCACGGATTTGGTGCCTCTCAACTACTGCACGGATCCGGAAGAGGAGATTGCATGCAATGGGGAAAATCTCCTTGGGAAGGTCATCATTATAAACCCGGAAAAATTCCTGCATCTTCTGCAGATGGAAGTGTTGCATAttgatcaaattaatttgattgtcgtggaaaattgtcacaaattgaattttgcacaGGAGATTCAGAAGATCTTCTCCCATTTCTATCAAAATGCCCTGAAGCGACCGAAGATATTGGGTCTAGCAGGACCCTTTCACAATGCTCGATGCCCCATGGGGCGCCTGAGTGCAGAAATAGAGTATCTGGAGAGGTTTGTGCACTGCAAAACGGAAACAGCCAGCGATATTGTGACTCTCCTGCGTTACTGCACCAAACCCCATGAAATGGTTGTTCAGTGTGCCCCTCTGTTGTGCGATGAATTCACCTTATTTCTCGCTCAACTTGTGCAATCTAAGATAGACTACCTGGCAGATCATCGCTTCGATCCCACAGAAATCTACAGTGATGAATACTACGACGAATTAAAGA acaTTCCCGACCCAAAAGCTGAGCCAATAACCTTCCTGAGCGATTTTCTGCAAGTGCTGAAAGAGTTCGGTCCGTGGTGTGCTGACCGCGCTGCCCTGGCTCTCCTCATTCAAATTGAGAAGAGCAAAGTTAAGACACCGTATGAAAGACACTTCCTCCTGCTCTGCATGACATCGACGACATTTGTTCAAGTTCGCGCATACTGTGATAGCTTCTTCAGTCAATTATCCTCAGAGAAGGACCGTATTAGCCAGTACTCATCGCCCAAGGTGTTGAGACTTCTCAGTATTTTGAGCTGTTTCAAACCCGACCCCAAGCAAGTGGGGAAGGTTGAGCAGAAGGCACACACAGCAGGTGGAGAGAAAAATGCTAATCCTTCTGAGAATGGGAATTTCAGTTCGAGTCAACTCACCGGGGAAATTGATTCGCTTGACTTCAAAGGCCTAGCACTTGCGAGTGATCAAATAGAGGAGCATGTAAATGGTTTAATTGAAATGCAGGAATCAGTAAAGCTAAAGGATACCCTGAGGAATATAACGGAGAAGACTCTGGACATGCAGCCAGTTGCTGCAAATTCCCCCATGAAGAGCGAAGGGAGAACAACGAGGGTACGCCGTAGGAATTTAATGTCCCAAAATCGTCAAAATCGTGCTATAAATAATCAATTAATGGACCCAGATGCGCTGTGTGGGCTCATCTTCTGTGACACGGAATTCACGGCAAAAGTCCTCTTTTCACTCCTCTATGAAATTTCAAAGTCAGACAGTGAACTCAATTATCTCTCGGTGCAGTACATTGTGGATAAGGTGGCTGATCCCATGAAGGAGGTGAAACAAGCTGAAAATGAGCACAGGAAACAGGAAGAGGTGCTAAAGCGATTTCGTATGCATGAATGCAATTTACTTATAGGCACGGCAATTCTCGAGAAGGAGATTGATTTgccaaaatgcaatttagtCATTCGTTGGAATCCACCAAAGACCTACCGTAGCTATGTGCAGTGCAAAGGACGTGCAAGAGCTCCCAATGCTCATCACATTATTATGATTGGTTCCGATGCAAATCTCAAAGAGAAAGATAAACAGCTTGAGGACTCATCGGATGCGGCAGCAGAAACGGAGGAAAGCCCAACAGACAATGCCGCATCAGAGGGAGAGAATTTGATGGAGATGACAGCAAATACAGCTGGGATTGTGAAGCAATTTGCAGAATATGCTGAAATGGAGAAGATGCTCCTCAGCAATTGTGCAAACAATGAACCAGGTCAGAGTGAATTGTTGCTGTCGGATAGATACACCCAATGTATTGTGCCGTACAAGCCACTTGCTGCATTCGATGCTCCATCGGTGAATCTCTCAACAGCTGTTGCCCTTGTAAATAAATACTGTGCCAAATTGCCCAGTGATACATTCACGAAGCTCACCCCCATTTGGCGGTATGAGAAGGCATACCGAAGGGGGATACCGCTCTACAAGTGCTCACTCAGGCTACCAATTAATTCACCATTGAAGTGTGACATCAACGGATACCTCATGCCATCACGAGCACTCGCAAGGCGTCTAACAGCACTAATTGCGTGTCGTTTGCTCCACATATGCGGGGAACTCGATGACAATCTCCAACCAATCGGGAAGGAGGGGTATCGTGCCTTTGAACCCGACTGGGAGAACTTTGAGCTGGAATCGAGCGATGAAATGTTGATTAATGACAACCTAGAACCACGTCCCGGTACAACGAAACGAAGGCAGTACTACTACAAAAGG GTGGCCTCTGCACTGTCGGGTTGTCGTCCCATTGTGAATGAACATTGCTTCTTCTACTACATTCAAATGATACTTAAATGCCCCATACCTGAGGAGCAGAATACGCGTGGGCgtaaaatttatccacctgaAGAGTCCCTTCAGGGTTTTGGGATATTAACACTGAAGAAAATACCCCAAATTAGCgcatttcccattttcacgCGTTCAGGCGAAGTGGAAGTCTCCCTGCGACTCATTTCCTCGGACGTTGTTCTCAATGAGACGAATGTGGCGCATATAAATACCTTCATTAACTACACATTTACAAATGTGCTGAGATTGCAAAAGTATCTCATGCTCTTTGATCCAGATGCCAATGAGAATTGCTATTTTGTCGTACCGACTGTTGTTCAGGACAATGGCCACATTGCTGTTGATTGGGAATTTTTGCGCCTCATTAATGCCAATGCGGACGTCCTACCACAAGCTGTACCCGAAGAGGAAAGGGCAACCCAAGTGTTTGATGCGAATAAATTTAAGGACGCCGTCGTGATGCCGTGGTATAGGAATCAGGATCAACCGCAGTATTTCTACGTGGCTGAAATATGTTTTCACTTGTCGCCAGAGAGTAGCTTTCCGGGGGAGAATTACAGCACATTCCGTGAATACTATTTCCGCAAATACGGTATTCTCGTGCAGAATTGCAAACAACCCCTCCTGGATGTGGATCATACGAGTGCTCGGTTGAACTTCCTCACACCACGGTACGTCAATAGGAAAGGTGTGGCCCTACCGACGAGTTCGGAGGAGACAAAGAGGGCCAAGCGCGAGAATTTGGAGCAAAAGCAAATTCTCGTGCCTGAACTCTGTACCATTCATCCATTTTCGGCATCACTGTGGCGTGCGGCTGTTTGTCTGCCGTGCATTCTGTACAGATTCAATGCTCTCCTACTGGCTGATGAGATTCGGTGTCAAGTATCCCAGGATTTGGGACTTGGGCGTGTGACGAATGAGGAGGATTTTGAATGGCCTTCCCTTGATTTTGGATGGAGTTTAGCGGAAGTGTTGAGGAAATCACGAGAGGTAGCCAAGAGTGAAACAACTCCGTGCAAGGATGAGAAACGCGAGGAGAGCGATGAGCGCATAGAGGAACCACAGCAgcaagagaagaagaaaaagcaaaagttGAATAAGAAACTCAATGGGATAAATGAGGATGACGATGAGAACACAgaagatgaagatgatgaGGAAGGAAATGAGTATGAAAATGATCTCTTGGAGATTGGAACATGGTCCAATGATATGGCAAATAATGTTCAAATAAGCTTCGATGGTCTCACAGATGATCACTGGGCTATTTCCAATCCAAACCAAATTCGCTACGGTTCACCCACATCTTGGAATGTACCGAATCAAACTGGCAATAATATGTTCGATCCAACATACTACGAAACGGATTCCGAAGATTCTCTCCAATCGGACCATGATGATGCTGAAAGTGTGAAGAGTGAGGGGAAGATGCGAATAGAATTTAAGTCAGATAATCTGGCGGAAGCAATTGAGACGGAGGAAGAGATGTTGAAGCGTCAGAAGAAATTAGCAATAATCAATGATATGATTTTGGATGGACAAGCAACGGGATCAGGGGAGAATGATTTCAATAATCTCCAAACTCTCTCGGAGATTGACTTGAAATGTTCCATTGAGGAATGCGAGAGACAGTTCGAACTATCTGTGAGGgagaatattgagaaaattgaaaaatccgGCATGTTATTGAAGCATAACGAAGAAGTTTTTATTGTTAGAAAAAAGGATGCAACGAAGGAAATTAATACAAATATCTCCGTGGGATtgttaaaggaatttttgccTTATGCAAAGGAGCAGGATTGCGAGAATTTTAATGACAAAGGAGGGATAACTCTTGATGATTTACAAGCAATAAATGATGCCTATATTAGGGAAAATGGTGCAGATAAGATGGAGAATCTAAGTTCAGGATATCTATTTGATAGATTCATCGTAAATCCGGGTGATACGTCTGAAGAAGATTTCATAAGGAATCGTTTGCAAAAGCGTCAACAAAAATCATCCCTAACCATTGAGGAGTTAACAAAGAACTACGAAGAGATGGAAAACGACGACGAGAAGCCCGAAATGTTTAGTTTTGATTACCAACCTAGCTTGAAAGGTCATCCAGGACCTAGTCCCAGTATAATCCTACAAGCACTCACCATGTCTAATGCCAATGATGGAATTAATCTTGAGAGATTAGAAACAATTGGAGATTCTTTCTTGAAATATGCCATCACGACGTATCTCTACTGTACGTATGAGGATGTTCACGAAGGGAAACTCAGTCACTTGCGTTCTAAGCAAGTAAGCAATTTGAATTTGTACCGTCTAGGACGGCGAAAGATGCTGGGAGAAAGCATGATCTCAACTAAATTTGAACCGCATGATAATTGGCTTCCACCATGCTACTACATCCCGAAGGAACTGGAGAAGGCCCTAATTGAAGCTCGTATACCAGCTTGCCATTGGAATCTAGCTGATTTACCAAATCTCAAGGAATTGAGCAGTCAGGAGATTTGCAATCTAATCCGGGATCGTGCAGTTGCGCTGGGACTTTTGGAGAAGGAAGACAAGGAAGATGTTGATTTGGACACAAGTttgaattttgataatttcccCTGCTTCATCCCGTACAATCTCGTTACTCAGCACAGTATTCCGGATAAATCAGTTGCAGATTGCGTAGAAGCCCTCATTGGGGCGTATTTGATTGAATGTGGTCCACGTGGGGCGCTACTGTTCATGGCTTGGGTGGGAATTCGTGTCTTGCCATGCTTTGAAATTCCATTCCCGAAAAATCTGGAACGTTTGCCCGGAACATCGCACGCCCATCTAAACGCCGCAGCCACGACAACAGTCTACGGATGGTGGAGCCCACCTAAATCACCCCTCCTGCATCACTATCCGGAGCCTGAGAAGATGCTAATGAAACTCCTTGATGGATTTGATAAGTTCGAAGAGACAATCGGCTATGAATTTCGCGATAAATCCTACCTACTTCAGGCTATGACGCATGCTTCCTATTCCCCCAATCGTCTCACGGATTGCTATCAACGTTTGGAATTTCTGGGTGATGCCGTTCTGGATTATCTCATTACGAGGCACCTGTATGAGGATCCACGTCAACACTCCCCAGGAGCACTGACAGATTTACGATCTGCCTTGGTTAACAACACTATTTTTGCCTCATTGGCCGTTAGACATGGTTTCCACAAGTACTTTAGGCACCTTTCCCCGGGACTTAATGAAGTTATCGACAGATTTGTGAGGTTCCAGCATGAAAATGGGCATAGTATTAGCGAAGAG TATTACCTAATCTCTGAGGATGAATGCGATGAAGCTGAGGATGTGGAAGTCCCCAAAGCTCTTGGGGATGTCTTTGAATCTGTTGCAGGTGCAATATTTCTCGATTCAGGGATGTCTTTGGATGCCGTTTGGAAAGTCTACAGCAATATGATGCGCCCAGAAATTGAGCAGTTTAGTAATTCGGTGCCAAAGTCCCCCATAAGGGAGCTCCTGGAACTTGAACCCGAAACAGCTAAATTCAG CAAACCTGAAAAGCTCGCTGATGGTCGAAGGGTACGAGTTATGGTGGAAGTTTTCGGGAAGGGCACCTTCCGGGGTATTGGCCGGAATTATCGTATAGCCAAATGCACGGCAGCCAAGTGCGCCCTCCGGCAACTTAAGAAGCAGGGACTCATTGGCAAGAAACACTGA
- the LOC129793152 gene encoding dynein assembly factor with WDR repeat domains 1, whose translation FNTKGIALCFTKSNVDEVKVINLHNLTIETDVGKLAEKIAASEPLITSNVLPQFIDLLLKLQNKLREPIKKKFYIHKTFNTHVLPLTNVCFDKSGHRFATGSYDRTCRVWNVEAGVEEHILRGHENVVFAVNFNTPKCDRIVTGSFDKTSKVWNASSGTLLRTFHGHANEIVATEFNTHSADEIATASMDGTSRIFRVETGQETHNLIGHGDAIISARFDNDGNLLLTGSFDGTAKVWDLRSGRDVINLHGHTAEISNAIWNINCKMIATGSLDATARLWDIRNHESLHIIDEHTDEVLDVSFDYSGQHLATASSDCSAKLWNIAGNVERMATMMGHTEEISKVQFSPPGLLILTASADRTARIWMLDGTCSQVLSGHTGEIFSCGFNYVGDTIVTASKDNTCKIWR comes from the exons TTCAATACCAAAGGAATTGCCCTATGCTTCACTAAAAGTAACGTGGATGAagtaaaagtaattaatttgcataactTAACAATTGAAACGGATGTGGGAAAATTGGCGGAGAAAATTGCAGCATCAGAGCCCCTCATAACATCAAATGTTCTTCcgcaatttattgatttacttcttaaattgcaaaataaactgAGGGAAccaataaagaagaaattctacaTACATAAAACATTCAACACTCACGTCTTACCTCTCACGAATGTCTGCTTCGATAAATCTGGCCACCGATTTGCCACAG GCAGCTACGACCGAACGTGCAGAGTATGGAATGTGGAGGCTGGTGTTGAAGAGCACATCTTGCGTGGTCACGAGAATGTGGTATTTGCTGTGAACTTTAATACGCCAAAGTG TGACCGCATCGTGACTGGATCATTTGATAAAACATCCAAGGTTTGGAATGCATCTTCTGGTACGCTCCTGAGGACATTTCATGGGCATGCTAATGAAATTGTGGCAACGGAATTCAATACGCACAGTGCGGATGAGATTGCAACCGCATCAATGGATGGCACATCGAGGATATTCCGCGTGGAAACGGGCCAAGAGACGCACAATTTAATTGGACACGGTGATGCCATTATTTCAGCTCGTTTCGATAATGACGGCAATCTACTGCTTACAGGATCTTTCGATGGCACAGCAAAGGTGTGGGATTTGAGGAGTGGCAG GGATGTGATTAATCTTCATGGCCACACCGCAGAGATAAGTAACGCAATATGGaacataaattgcaaaatgataGCTACAGGATCTCTCGATGCTACCGCACGTCTCTGGGATATCCGGAATCACGAGAGCTTGCACATAATTGATGAACATACGGATGAAGTGCTGGATGTTTCCTTTGACTACAGCGGGCAACATCTGGCCACTGCTAGTTCCGACTGTAGCGCCAAATTGTGGAACATTGCTGGGAATGTCGAGAGAATGGCCACAATGATGGGGCATACTGAGGAAATTTCCAAAGTACAATTCAGCCCACCGGGACTGCTAATCCTCACAGCTTCTGCAGATCGAACTGCGAGGATTTGGATGCTCGATGGGACGTGTTCTCAGGTACTCAGTGGTCACACAGGTGAGATCTTCTCCTGTGGCTTCAACTACGTCGGGGATACCATTGTTACGGCTTCGAAGGACAATACTTGCAAGATATGGAGGTGA